TTGGTGTTGAAGAAATAGAACATGCTTCTGTTTTATCTGCATCTACTTATTTTGAATGGTAAATTAAAATATAAATAATATCAAAAAAAGGGAGTTGATTTTCAACTTCCTTTTTTTTTAATAAAAATTTAATATAAGAGAATAAAATATGAAAATAAATAATGATTTTTTTATGAATCTAGCTATTAATGAAGCTTGGAAATATCAATTTTTAACATATCCAAATCCAGCTGTTGGATGTGTGGTTGTTAAAGGTGATAGTGAAATATTAGCTATTGAAGCACATAAAGAAGCTGGAATGCCACATGCAGAAGTTAATGCACTTAAAGCAGCTTTTTTAAAATACCATCCTAATGATGTATTAAAAACTCTTAATGATTCTTTTAAAATACATGAGTATCTAATCAAAAACCATAAGGGTTTTTTTAATGATTGTAAAGTATATGTTACCTTGGAACCCTGCAATCATATAGGAAAAACACCATCATGTGCAAACCTAATTAAAGAGTTAAAACCAAACAAAGTAATTATTGGACATGAAGATAGTAATAATGATGCAAAAGGTGGTATAGAAACGCTTAAACTTGCAGATATAGATATAGAACTTGATTGCTTAAAGAAAGAAGCCTATGAGCTTTTATATCCTTTTTTAAAGTGGAATAGTGGGACTTTTATTTTTTACAAAATGGCTCAAACATTAAACGGTAGTGTAGATGGAGCGATTTCTGCTAATCAAGCAAAAGCATATGTACATAGTTTAAGAGATAAGATTGATTTATTACTTATTGGCGGAAACACAGTAAGAACTGATAAACCGACTTTGGATGCAAGATATATAGCAGGTCGAGCACCTAATGTAATGATTTATAGTAAAAATAAAATCTTTGATAGAAAAATACCTTTATTTCATATTCCTAATAGAGAAGTTGTTATTAGTGATGATTTATTTAAATTACTTGATCATAAATTTATTATGGTTGAGGGTACTTATACTTTATTAGATACTTTAAAAGAAAAACTAGATTATATTTTATTAATAGTTAATCCTAAAATTAGAAAAGGCAGTAATGCTTTAAATGATTTAGATATTGATTTTGAAATAGTTCATGAGAATTATATTGGTGAAGAAAAGCTGGTTTTTTTAAAGAGAAAAAGCTAGGCATAAAAAAAGGCTATATCATATTGATATAGCCTTTTTAGCAGAAGGAAAGTTAATTACTTAACTTTTTCTACATACTCACCAGTTTTTGTGTCACATTTAATAATGTCACCTTCAACTAAGTGGAAAGGAATTTGTACAACTGCACCACATTCTAAAGTAGCAGGTTTTCTACCACCTTGAGAATCACCTTTAAAGTTTGGTGGAGTTTCTACAATTTTCATTTCAACAGTAGCAGGTGGTTCAACTGTAATTGCCTCACCTTTGAAAAACATCATATCAACATTCATTCCGTCAATAATCCATTTTTCAGTATCACCTACTTGCTCATAAGTTAAACCTATTTGCTCATAAGTATTTGTATCCATAAATTGTAACATTTCACCATCGTCATATAAAAACTGCATAGTTTTTTGTTCTAAATCAGGGATTTCAAATTTATCACCTGCATGAAATGTTTTTTCAATAGTTTTAGCATTTAAAAAGTTTTTGATTTTACATCTTACGAATGCTGCACCTTTACCTGGTTTAACATGTGCGTAATCTGTAATTCTATATGGAATTCCATCCACTTCAATCTTCATACCTTTTTTTAAATCACTCATTCCTAAAGCCATAGTCTCTCCTTAAATTTGCGCATAAGAAACAGATCTTGCTGCTTCTAAGCTGTTTAATTCTTTTAATGTATTTGCACAAACTTTTTCATCAACAAGAATAACAGCTAATGCACCGTCTTTTCCTCTTGATAATCTAAAGTCAGCAATATTAATATTATTATCACCAAGAAGTCTTCCAACTTCTCCAATAACACCAGGGATGTCATTGTTTCTCATAATAATCATTTTACCCTTAGGTTCAATATCAAATACAAAATCATTAATTTCAACTATTCTTTGAACATTTTCATCAAAAACAGTACCTGAAATAGATGTAGTACCTTTTTCAGTAGTGATTTTTACAGTAACTTTATTACTATAACCACTTGTATTATTAGCCATTACATTAGAATCAATTGTGATTCCTTTTTCTTCAGCCCAGAATTTAGCATTTACATAATTTACTTCATCACCTGAAGAAACAGTTAATGCTCCAACAGTTGCAAAAGTATTTAATGAGTCTAAGTATTCTGCAATTTCACCACGTGCGCATACAGAAATAGATCTGATTGCTGATTTATCAATTTGAGCAGAAAGGAAAGCCATTTTTTGAGTTAACTCAATATATGGTTTTACAAATGAAGGAATTTTACTTTCGTCAATTGGTAAATTTAAAGCATTTGGATATGCAATTCCACGTGCTGATTCAATTGCATTCTCAGCAGCTTGAATAGCAATTTGCTTTTGTGATTCTTTTGTATTTGCACCTAAGTGTGCAGTTACTGTTACATTTGGTAAATCTAATAAAGGATGATCAATTGCAGGTTCTTTGATAAATACATCAATTCCACCCATTGCAATTTTTCCAGATTTAAGATTGTTATATAATGCATCTTCGTTATATAAACCACCTCTAGCACAGTTAATTAAAACTACACCATCTTTCATTTTAGCAATTTCTTCTTCACCAATCATGTCTAATGTTTCTTGATTTTTAGGAGTGTGAATTGTAATAATATCACAATCTAAAATATCTTGAAAATTATTTGTATAGTTAATACCTAAATCAGTCGCTTTTGTTGAAGGAATATAAGGGTCGTATGTTACTACTTCCATTTCAAATGATTTAGCTCTTAATGCAACTCTATGTCCTATGTTACCGAAACCAATAACACCTAATTTTTTACCGAATAATTCATTACCATACCAATCTTCTCTTTTCCAGATTCTATCTTGTTTAAGTTGATTGTGTGCATATGGAAATTTTCTCATACACGATAGCATATGAGCCATTGTTAATTCTACTGCTGCAATTGTATTTGCTGTTGGAACGTTCATAGCAATGATTCCTCTTTTGCTACAACCTTCCATATCAACATTATCATATCCAACACCAGCTCTAATAATAGCTTTTAGATTAACAGCTGCAGTTAAAAACTTTTCATCAACATCAGTTGATGATCTAGTAATTGCTACGTCTGCATCTTTAATTACATTTAAAAGTTCAGTTTTATCAATATCTGCTGCATATACATAATTTACGTCTTCAGTATTTTGTAAAATATTTAATCCGTCTTCATGTATATGGTCACAAACTACGATTGTGTGTTTACTCATTTTAAATTAATCCTATTATATTATTTAATTTGATCTTTTAATAAATCACCTAAAGTCATAGATGAAGTATCATTTACAGATTTTAAAACTTCTCTTTCTTGTTGTTGCTCTAATCTTTTAACTGATAATCTAACTCTATTTCTTTTAGTATCAATATTTACAACAACCGCTTCAATCTCGTCACCAGCTTTGATTTCTTCAATTACTAATGGCTCAACATCTTCATTTCTAATAAGACCATCTAAGTTATCTTCTAATTTAATGAATACACCGAAGTCTTTTGCATCTTTAACAGTTCCTTTAACGATATCACCAATTTTATGAGTTTCTTGGAATCTTTTTGCAGGAGAGTCAGCAATTTCTTTAACTGATAATGAAATATTTTCTTTTTCTCTATCAATTTTGATAATTTTAACTTCAACTTCGTCACCTTTTTTATATAAGGCTTTACATTTTGCATTAGTTTCCCATGAAGATTCTTCATTGTGTAATAAACCATCAACATCACCAATAGTAACAAATGCACCAAAGTCAGTTAATGTAGCAATTTTACCAGTGATTACATCACCAACATTATGCTCTTTTGTAAATTTAGCAAAAGGTTTTTCTTGTAGGTTCTTTAAAGATACTCTTAATCTTTTTGCATCTACATTTAATTCGATAACTTCAACGTTAACTTCTTCACCTAAAGTTAATAATTCTTTTGGGTTTTTAACGTTTTTATTCCATGAAATTTCAGAAATATGTAATAAACCTTCAATATCATTTCCTAAATCAACAAATGCACCATAAGATTCAAAGTTAGAAATTGTAACAGTAATTGTATCACCAACTTCTAATTCGTCTTTAATTTCTTCCCAAGGGTTAGAAAGTGCAGCTTTAATTGATAATGATAAATGTTGTTTTGCTTTATCATAAGATAATACAACTACAGTAACTTCGTCACCTTCATTGTAGTAATTAGCAGGATTTACAGGACCTTTGTATGAGATTTCATTGTAATTAACTAAACCGTCAATTCCATCTAAATCTACAAACATTCCGTAAGAAGTAATTTTTTTAATTGTACCATTTACTGGTTCATTTTTTTCTAAGATATCAGCAACTCTAGAATCTTTAATTGCTTTACCTTCTTCAATTAATTTCTTTCTAGAAACAATAATTGAATTTTGAGCTTCGTTTACTTTTAAAACTTTAGCTTTAACTTTTTTACCAACTGCTCCAATTGCTTTTAAGTAAGACTGAGCCATAGGCATGAAGTATTCACAACCTTCTTCGTCTTCAATAATAAATCCACCTCTTTGTTTAACAGAAATGATTTTACCTTCAATTGTTACATTTTCAACATCTTCACCATGTAATTTAACAAAAGCGTCAAATTTTTCTTTTTGAAGAACTTTTTTATGTGAAATATTAGGTCTTTCCCCTCTACTTCCCATTAACATTACAGGGATTGTATCACCCTCTTTGAATTTTACTTCACCATTAATTGTTATTTCAGATACATAAATCTGACCTTCAACTTTTTGACCTACATCAACAAGAACTCTGTCACCAGAGATTTCAACAATTACACCATCAACTACAGAGTTATTCTCAGCATTCTCAAAAGACTCGTTAAGCATTTGCTCAAAATCAAAATCTTCACCTAAATCAATATCTTCGATACCCATTTTATTCCTTCATATTTACCGTTTTTATTTAATGCACGATTATACAAAAAGAATACTTAAACTATTTAATGGCAAGCTTCTATAGTATTTACTACTTGTTGTATAATCCAATCAGGAGTCGATGCACCCGCTGTTATACCACAAAGAGTTTTATTTTTAAACCACTCTTTATCTATTTCTTTTTCATTTTCAATAAGGTAAGAATCTTGACAATTCTCTTTACAAATAGAATGAAGTTGTTTTGTATTTGAAGAGTTTTTCCCTCCAATTACAACCATAACATCAACTTCATTTGATAGCTCTCTTGCTGCATCTTGATTCTCAAAAGTAGCATCACAAATGGTATTAAAAACTCTTACTTCTTTGTTTTTTAAAATCAAAGTGTTTACAATTTCAAGATATTTTTCTTTCTTTTTTGTTGTTTGTGCTACTGTTGCAATTTTGTTATATTTGAAATTTACTTTTTCTAAATCAGATGGTTCTAATACAATATGTACATCTTCTTGGTCTTCACCATAAGATTGCACACCTTTTACTTCTGGGTGATCTGAATCTCCAAAAATAAGTATTGAGTACTCTTCTTTTGACATTTTTTTTACAATTTGTTGTGGAGTTGTTACAAAAGGGCAGGTTGCATTTATTACTTTTGCATTTTGTGCTTTTAGATTTTTTAAGTCATTTTTTGGAATACCATGTGTTCTGATTATTACAGTATCATCATCTTTAACTTCTTTTAAATCTTTATAAAGTCCTACATTAAAATCATTTTGTAATCTATTTATTTCATCTTGATTATGTATTAATGGACCCATTGTTGATGAGTTTTTATACTCTTCTGCTATTTTTATAGCTCTTTTAACGCCAAAACAAAATCCATAATTTGAAGCTAATTTTACTTTCATCTTTTCATCCTTAAAAATTGTCCCAATTTCTAAGGGACCTGTTATTTAATGACTTCTTTTAACAATGGAAATAAATTCCATTTAAAGAAGCAAACCCTAAAGAGAACAACGAGTTGTTCTTAATATAAAGAGTCTAAAATCTCTTTAAAATTTGGAAATGATGTATCAATACATTGTGTATCTTCAATTTCCATATCGCTATTCAATCCAGCTATTGCAAAACTCATTGCAATTCTGTGATCGCCACAAGATGTAATAGTAGCTTTAGTAATTCTTCCACCATTAATTTCATAACCATCTTCATGCTCAATATAATCAACACCACAAAGTTTTAAGTTACCTACTACAGCGGAAATTCTATCAGATTCTTTAACTCTTAACTCTTTAGCATTAGAAACTGTTGATTTGCCTTTTGCTAAACTCATTGCTATTGAAAGTGCTGGAAGTTCATCTATTAGCCATGAAATATTTTCATTAACATCAACTGCATTTAATTCATTATTAATTACTTCAATATCACCAATTGGTTCATAAACATTTTCTTTTTCAATAAAATTAACAGTAACACCCATTCTTTTTAAAACATGGTATGCTTCAATTCTTGTTGGGTTTAGTGTAACATTTTTAATTAATACACGAGAGTTTTTTGTAATAGCAGCTGCTAGGGCAAAAAAGAAAGCAGATGAAGGGTCCGTTGGAACTGTTATATTTAAAGGCTTTAAATTTCCTTCTAATGGATGAATATTAATAAACCCATCTTCATCTGTGTGAAGTTTTGCACTCATACCTTTTAGCATTCTTTCTGTATGGTCACGTGTTAATTCATTTTCTTTATATTTACAAACTCCACTTGCTCTTAAAGCAGCAAGAATCATTGCCGATTTTACTTGTGCTGAATCAACTGGTGAATGGTATGTAAAAGGAGTTAATTCTTTTACTCCTCGTATAAATAAAGGAGCTTTATTTCCTTCTTCTCTTCCATCTATTTGTGCACCAATAGATCTTAAAGGATTAGCAACTCTTTTCATAGGTCTATTCATTAGATATTTATCACCAACTAATGTAAAAGCTCCATCAACAGAAGCTAATAAACCACAAAAAAGTCTCATTGCTGTTCCTGAGTTTCCACAATCTAAAACATCATTTGGTTCACTTAATTTTGAAGTTGGTGTAATTTCTACACTTGAACCATCTCTTTTAATCGTGGCACCTAACTGCTCAACAATACTTAATGTATTCAATGTATCTTCTGCAGTTAAAAAGTTTTTGATATATGATGTTTCATTAGAAAAAAGTGAAAACATTGCACATCTATGAGATATTGATTTGTCACTTGCAATTGAATCTATTTCAATATTAAATGCTTTGTCTAATTTCTTTATACTAAATTTTTCCACTTTTTTGCCTTTAATTTTTAATCTTTTTTTATTGTCTTAAACCAATTGATAATTTTGCTTCTAATGCTTCTAAAATATTGTTCATTGAAGTTGTAATATCTTCTTCTTCCATTGTTTTTTCATCGTTTTGTAAAACAAATCTGATTGTTAAACTCTCATCTTCACCTAAACTTTCATCACTATATACATCAATTAAATTATATTGTTTTATATTAGTATCGTTTAAAGAATTAATTACATTTTTAATTTCTCTATATTCTAAAGTTTTCGGAGCAATAATACTTAAATCTTTTTTAGATGCTTGGAATTTAGAATATCCTACAGTTTTAACTAAATCGTTTTTAATTAAATCAAAATTGATTTCTGAAATAAATGTATCTGATAAATCATAATCTTCACACACACTTGGATGAACTTTTGAAATAAAACCTATAATTTCACCATCAACAATTACATTTGCATTTTGGTATGGATGAATGAAGTCATTTTCAATTTTAGTCATAGGTTCTAAATCGAATTTTCCAATTGTATTTAAAATCTTTTTTGCAAATGAGAATAAACTTGCATTTTCAGGTTTTCCTGCATTTGTTACATCTTCAAGTTCGCAAGCTCCTGTTTGAATAAATGAAATTCTTTTTGATTCATTTCTTTCTATATCAAAAACTGTTCCAATTTCAAAAAATGAAGTTGATTTTGCGCCAATTTTATAATTGTTTGCACAAGCTTCTAATAAATTTAAAACAATTGTTGTTCTATATGTATTTAACTCTTTTACAATTGGATTTAAAACATCTAATTCTTCTTTTACAAGAGGAAATGAATATTTTTCTAAACTTTCTCTTGAAGAGAAAACATAAGTTAATGTTTCATTAAAACCATTTTCACAAGCTTTTGCTCTTAATTTATTTTTTTTGATTAAATCACTTGTAGTATGATTAATTCTATTTACTTCATCAATTGCTAAAGGTTTTGCTTGAATGTTATCAATTCCAACAATTCTTACAATCTCTTCAGTAACATCCGCAATATTTTTAATATCATGTCTAAAGAACGGTATTTTTACACTTATAATGTCATTTAATGCATTTTTAACTTCAAACCCTAATGAGCTTAAAATTCTTTCAACTTCTAAAGCAGGAATATCCTGACCTATAATTGAATTAACTTTATCCATTGTAAAATCAAGTGTTGCTTTTTGAGAATCTTCAATAAATGATTCATTCCCTTTATAGATTTTTGCACCATTTTGTGAAAGAAAAGTTGTTAAGAAATCAATTCCATAATTAATATCAGGTTCAGATCCTCTTGATGATTTGTAGTAAATCTCACCTGTTGTTACTTTTGTTTCAAACACTTGCATACAAAGCTTTTCAGGATTTAAATACGATGCTTCAATAATTAGTGTATTATCATCTGTATTAATTTTTTTATGCTCAACACAAATAGTACTTAAAGCTTCTTTCCCATAAACACAATCAAAAGCATTTTCATCTTTATTTATCTCTAATAAACTTAAAGCATTTTCATCTTTTGCTTGATTTTTTGCGTATGCATTTAATAGTACTCCCGTACAATGTGTTGCATATGTTATTGCATTTTTAATATCATTTTCTTCTTCATATTTACCAATAATTGATGTTCTTAATTTTGACATTAAATCTAGTTTATACTTTTCTAAATCTACAGCTTTGAATATTAAAGATGAATCAATATTATTTGCTTTTACACCTAATATTTGTCCAATTCCTAAGTCACTTTCATTAAGGTTTTTTTCAAAAGCATTCATTGGTATATTATAATAAGCGCTTAACTCACGAGCAACACCGTTTATACTTAAACAATCTCCTCTATTTGCAGTTAATTCAATTTCAATAATATCATCATTTAAAAGTGGATATTCATTTAGTTCTTTACCAATTACTAATTCACCAATAGAATTATCTAATTCTAAAATTCCATCATTTAATTTTGCAAGTCCTAATTCAGTTGAAGAACAAATCATTCCAATTGATTCAACACCTCTTAGTTTTGCTTTTTTGATTTTAAAGTCAGGTGATAATTTACATCCAACTGTTGCAACTGGTACAAATTGTCCAGCGTCTACATTTTTTGCTCCACATACTATTTGAACAGTTTCCGACCCAATATCAACTTGACAAATATTTAATTTATCAGCATCTGGATGCTTGATTTTTTCTAAAACTTTTCCAACTACTACTTTTGGTGCAATTGAAACTCTTTCTAGACTATCAACTTCTAATCCAATTGAGTTAAGTGTTTTACAAATATCATCTGTTGAGATATCTTTTATATCTATAAATTCTTGTATCCAAGTTCTTGTAATAATCATCTAAACTGTCCTAATAATCTTGTATCACTTTCAAATAGAGATCTTAAATCTCCAATATTATGAATTAACATAGCAAATCTTTCAACACCTAAACCAAATGCATATCCCGATTTATTCTCATAACCAACTGCTTTAAATACGTTTTGATCTACTACACCACAACCTAAAACTTCTAGCCATCCTGTATGTGAACAAACTCTACATCCATCACCTTTACAGAAGACACATGAAATATCAACTTCAGCAGAAGGTTCTGTAAATGGGAAAAATGATGGTCTAAATCTAACATCTACATCTCCAAACATATGTTGTAAAAATTCAACTAATACATGCTTTAAATTTGCGAATGAAACTTTTCCCGCATCATCTACAACTAAAGCTTCAATTTGGTGGAACATTGGAGTATGAGTGATATCAAAATCACGTCTAAATACAGTTCCAGGTGCTATCATTCTAATTGGAGTATTTTGATCTTGTTTTAACATTGTTCTAATTTGAACAGGAGATGTATGAGTTCTTAAAAGAGTATAATCTTTATTATAAAAAGTATCTTGCATATCCCTTGCAGGGTGATATTTAGGTAGATTTAATGCTTCAAAGTTATGAAAATCATCTTCTACTAAAGGTCCTTCTTCGACTGCAAAATTAAGATTTTGGAAGTAAGTGATAATTCTATTCATTGTTTCAACAACAGGGTGTGTTGCTCCACAAGATAGTTCATTATTAAATCTTGTTACATCGATTTTTTCACTTTGTAGTTTTATATTTAAAGCTTCTTTTTCTAAAATTACTTTTCTATCTTCAATAGCTGTAGTAACTTTTACTTTTTGTTCATTTAAGTTTTGAGCAAATGCTTTTTTCTCTTCATTTGGAATACTCTTCATTTTTGCAAACTCTAAAGTTAAAATACCTTTTTTACCTAGTGTTTCAATTCTAAGATTTTCTAACTCTTCAAGTGATGCTGCATTGCTAATATTTTGAATCAATTCTGTCACTTTATCTCCTGTTTTTTATGAATAATATTGGATTGTTTTAATTATTCTATTTCTATATTCTTGCGATTATACTTAAAGATTTATTAGAGTTTGGTTATAATTATTTACGATTCAAATTCAAGGAAAAGCAATGTGTATATTTTGTAAAATTGTAAAAGGTGAAATTCCAAATCAAACTATATTAGAAGATGATAACTTTTTAGCATTTAATGATATTAATCCAGCTAAAAAGATTCATGTTTTAATTATTCCAAAAGAACATTATGATTCTTTTGACGTAGTACCACCAAAAATTATGGCAAGTATGACAGAGTTTATTCATAAAGTAGCTGCAAAACTTGAAATTAGAAAGAGTGGTTATCGATTAATTACAAATATTGGAAGTGATGGTGGACAAGAAGTTTCTCATTTACATTTTCATTTATTAGGTGGAGAAAGTGTTGGTCGTTTAGTTAGAGATTAAATTTAAGTAGTTTTAACTACTTAAATTTATGATTTAAAGAAGTTTTATTTTCCTTCTTTAAAAGATCCTAAAGCCATAATTTTTTCATATTTCTTTTGGTATCTTTGAGCAGGTGTTAATTGTTTTAATTCATTAACTGAAGTTATAAAGTATTCACCTAAAGCTCTTATTGCTTCTTCTTTTTGTCTATGTGCACCAATTAATGGTTCATTAATTACATCATCAACTAAATTTAAATCTTTTAAATTATCAGACGTAATTCTAAGAGCATTTGCTGCTGTTTCAACTTTTGAAGGGTCATTCCATAAAATGGCTGAACAACCTTCTGGTGAGATTACAGCGTAAACTGAATATCTCATCATTGCAAGTTTATCTGCAACTGAAATAGCTAAAGCACCACCTGAACCACCTTCACCAATTACAACTGAAACAGTTGGAGTTGTTAAATCAGCAAATTCATATAAGTTTCTAGCAATTGCTTCAGATTGATTTCTCTCTTCAGCCCCTAATCCTGGATATGCACCCGGAGTGTCAACTAACATAAGAATTGGTATTTGGAATTTTTCTGCCATTTTTGCAGCTCTTAACGCTTTTCTATAACCTTCAGGTTGTGGCATACCAAAGTTTCTATGTAGCTTATCCTTTGTACCTCGTCCTTTTTGTTCACCTATAACCATAACTTTTTGTTCATCAATATATCCAAGATAACAAACAATTGCTTTATCATCAACAAAATGTCTATCTCCATGTATTTCATAAGCATCTGTTAATAATCCACTTATATAATCCATTGCATAAGGACGATCTGGATGTCTTGCTAATTGAAGTTTTTGGT
This sequence is a window from Poseidonibacter parvus. Protein-coding genes within it:
- the aroA gene encoding 3-phosphoshikimate 1-carboxyvinyltransferase; the encoded protein is MEKFSIKKLDKAFNIEIDSIASDKSISHRCAMFSLFSNETSYIKNFLTAEDTLNTLSIVEQLGATIKRDGSSVEITPTSKLSEPNDVLDCGNSGTAMRLFCGLLASVDGAFTLVGDKYLMNRPMKRVANPLRSIGAQIDGREEGNKAPLFIRGVKELTPFTYHSPVDSAQVKSAMILAALRASGVCKYKENELTRDHTERMLKGMSAKLHTDEDGFINIHPLEGNLKPLNITVPTDPSSAFFFALAAAITKNSRVLIKNVTLNPTRIEAYHVLKRMGVTVNFIEKENVYEPIGDIEVINNELNAVDVNENISWLIDELPALSIAMSLAKGKSTVSNAKELRVKESDRISAVVGNLKLCGVDYIEHEDGYEINGGRITKATITSCGDHRIAMSFAIAGLNSDMEIEDTQCIDTSFPNFKEILDSLY
- the ribD gene encoding bifunctional diaminohydroxyphosphoribosylaminopyrimidine deaminase/5-amino-6-(5-phosphoribosylamino)uracil reductase RibD → MKINNDFFMNLAINEAWKYQFLTYPNPAVGCVVVKGDSEILAIEAHKEAGMPHAEVNALKAAFLKYHPNDVLKTLNDSFKIHEYLIKNHKGFFNDCKVYVTLEPCNHIGKTPSCANLIKELKPNKVIIGHEDSNNDAKGGIETLKLADIDIELDCLKKEAYELLYPFLKWNSGTFIFYKMAQTLNGSVDGAISANQAKAYVHSLRDKIDLLLIGGNTVRTDKPTLDARYIAGRAPNVMIYSKNKIFDRKIPLFHIPNREVVISDDLFKLLDHKFIMVEGTYTLLDTLKEKLDYILLIVNPKIRKGSNALNDLDIDFEIVHENYIGEEKLVFLKRKS
- the efp gene encoding elongation factor P; this translates as MALGMSDLKKGMKIEVDGIPYRITDYAHVKPGKGAAFVRCKIKNFLNAKTIEKTFHAGDKFEIPDLEQKTMQFLYDDGEMLQFMDTNTYEQIGLTYEQVGDTEKWIIDGMNVDMMFFKGEAITVEPPATVEMKIVETPPNFKGDSQGGRKPATLECGAVVQIPFHLVEGDIIKCDTKTGEYVEKVK
- the serA gene encoding phosphoglycerate dehydrogenase, which translates into the protein MSKHTIVVCDHIHEDGLNILQNTEDVNYVYAADIDKTELLNVIKDADVAITRSSTDVDEKFLTAAVNLKAIIRAGVGYDNVDMEGCSKRGIIAMNVPTANTIAAVELTMAHMLSCMRKFPYAHNQLKQDRIWKREDWYGNELFGKKLGVIGFGNIGHRVALRAKSFEMEVVTYDPYIPSTKATDLGINYTNNFQDILDCDIITIHTPKNQETLDMIGEEEIAKMKDGVVLINCARGGLYNEDALYNNLKSGKIAMGGIDVFIKEPAIDHPLLDLPNVTVTAHLGANTKESQKQIAIQAAENAIESARGIAYPNALNLPIDESKIPSFVKPYIELTQKMAFLSAQIDKSAIRSISVCARGEIAEYLDSLNTFATVGALTVSSGDEVNYVNAKFWAEEKGITIDSNVMANNTSGYSNKVTVKITTEKGTTSISGTVFDENVQRIVEINDFVFDIEPKGKMIIMRNNDIPGVIGEVGRLLGDNNINIADFRLSRGKDGALAVILVDEKVCANTLKELNSLEAARSVSYAQI
- a CDS encoding phenylalanine--tRNA ligase subunit alpha: MTELIQNISNAASLEELENLRIETLGKKGILTLEFAKMKSIPNEEKKAFAQNLNEQKVKVTTAIEDRKVILEKEALNIKLQSEKIDVTRFNNELSCGATHPVVETMNRIITYFQNLNFAVEEGPLVEDDFHNFEALNLPKYHPARDMQDTFYNKDYTLLRTHTSPVQIRTMLKQDQNTPIRMIAPGTVFRRDFDITHTPMFHQIEALVVDDAGKVSFANLKHVLVEFLQHMFGDVDVRFRPSFFPFTEPSAEVDISCVFCKGDGCRVCSHTGWLEVLGCGVVDQNVFKAVGYENKSGYAFGLGVERFAMLIHNIGDLRSLFESDTRLLGQFR
- the pheT gene encoding phenylalanine--tRNA ligase subunit beta — translated: MIITRTWIQEFIDIKDISTDDICKTLNSIGLEVDSLERVSIAPKVVVGKVLEKIKHPDADKLNICQVDIGSETVQIVCGAKNVDAGQFVPVATVGCKLSPDFKIKKAKLRGVESIGMICSSTELGLAKLNDGILELDNSIGELVIGKELNEYPLLNDDIIEIELTANRGDCLSINGVARELSAYYNIPMNAFEKNLNESDLGIGQILGVKANNIDSSLIFKAVDLEKYKLDLMSKLRTSIIGKYEEENDIKNAITYATHCTGVLLNAYAKNQAKDENALSLLEINKDENAFDCVYGKEALSTICVEHKKINTDDNTLIIEASYLNPEKLCMQVFETKVTTGEIYYKSSRGSEPDINYGIDFLTTFLSQNGAKIYKGNESFIEDSQKATLDFTMDKVNSIIGQDIPALEVERILSSLGFEVKNALNDIISVKIPFFRHDIKNIADVTEEIVRIVGIDNIQAKPLAIDEVNRINHTTSDLIKKNKLRAKACENGFNETLTYVFSSRESLEKYSFPLVKEELDVLNPIVKELNTYRTTIVLNLLEACANNYKIGAKSTSFFEIGTVFDIERNESKRISFIQTGACELEDVTNAGKPENASLFSFAKKILNTIGKFDLEPMTKIENDFIHPYQNANVIVDGEIIGFISKVHPSVCEDYDLSDTFISEINFDLIKNDLVKTVGYSKFQASKKDLSIIAPKTLEYREIKNVINSLNDTNIKQYNLIDVYSDESLGEDESLTIRFVLQNDEKTMEEEDITTSMNNILEALEAKLSIGLRQ
- a CDS encoding 30S ribosomal protein S1; its protein translation is MGIEDIDLGEDFDFEQMLNESFENAENNSVVDGVIVEISGDRVLVDVGQKVEGQIYVSEITINGEVKFKEGDTIPVMLMGSRGERPNISHKKVLQKEKFDAFVKLHGEDVENVTIEGKIISVKQRGGFIIEDEEGCEYFMPMAQSYLKAIGAVGKKVKAKVLKVNEAQNSIIVSRKKLIEEGKAIKDSRVADILEKNEPVNGTIKKITSYGMFVDLDGIDGLVNYNEISYKGPVNPANYYNEGDEVTVVVLSYDKAKQHLSLSIKAALSNPWEEIKDELEVGDTITVTISNFESYGAFVDLGNDIEGLLHISEISWNKNVKNPKELLTLGEEVNVEVIELNVDAKRLRVSLKNLQEKPFAKFTKEHNVGDVITGKIATLTDFGAFVTIGDVDGLLHNEESSWETNAKCKALYKKGDEVEVKIIKIDREKENISLSVKEIADSPAKRFQETHKIGDIVKGTVKDAKDFGVFIKLEDNLDGLIRNEDVEPLVIEEIKAGDEIEAVVVNIDTKRNRVRLSVKRLEQQQEREVLKSVNDTSSMTLGDLLKDQIK
- a CDS encoding 4-hydroxy-3-methylbut-2-enyl diphosphate reductase, with translation MKVKLASNYGFCFGVKRAIKIAEEYKNSSTMGPLIHNQDEINRLQNDFNVGLYKDLKEVKDDDTVIIRTHGIPKNDLKNLKAQNAKVINATCPFVTTPQQIVKKMSKEEYSILIFGDSDHPEVKGVQSYGEDQEDVHIVLEPSDLEKVNFKYNKIATVAQTTKKKEKYLEIVNTLILKNKEVRVFNTICDATFENQDAARELSNEVDVMVVIGGKNSSNTKQLHSICKENCQDSYLIENEKEIDKEWFKNKTLCGITAGASTPDWIIQQVVNTIEACH